The genomic region aagtggagactgtttactgcccagtggcttcagtactggagttccttcaggaccgtttttcggatggagtgacaccagccactctaaaggtttacgtggcagccatttcagcttaccATGAATATATAgacggtgcctcagtgggccgtcatccactggtttctcatttcatacagggtgcgcgacggctgaggcctctCCGCCCCGTgtgagttccttcatgggatttatccattgtgttgcagggtttctcagggcatccgtttgagcccttggaaactgtaccggataaaatcctgactctgaagacacttcttctcatggctttatcctccctcaagagagttggggatttacaggctttctctgtctcaccctcgtgcatggaatttgcaccgggctctgtgaaggtgttgttgcgaccgaggcctaattatgtccctaaggtcacatctaatccctttcgctttcagcaaatggtcctggaggctttatcccctgctgagGCGGGGTCTGGAGacctaagtctttgccctgtgagagctttaaagacttatgtggatcgtacagccccatggcgtgagtttgaccagctgtttgtctgttgtggacataagaataaaggccatgcggttacaaaacagcgcatgtcccattggctggtggagggaATATCTTTAGCATATGAGGCGCgcggatgatatctgtgctgcggcaggttgttcctcaccgagcacttttatcaagtcttacagtctggatgtgaggatggcccctggccgtgccataccttgatagcattcttcttcttcagttcatgaaatctgagcgaaatggcgtgcggcacccaggtatacgatgcgtacgcatgcgtagggcggtgccaaggGCTATTTGGCCATTAGGATTGGCGGGAtagtatagggcttcagacattcgtcacaccgagggtcgttcccatagcaggtgacgtcaccgcagcatctcgttccctattcagggaaccatggttacatacgtaaccaagatgttTCTGAAatgatgacgtcatcagcccacgtctcgcccctacgTCACGTAAccgcaacaaaaacatgaacaaacactgaactattatctttttattaactaacattaacacagattaataaatgtattgttccatgttcgtttgtgtaccacgtgcAAGTTTTATGAGCAGAGTCCacgtcttcttctccattttaagtgaatctctgtggcagaattacagcgccacatgctggtctggcatgtatactacatcgttttgtggtttcaTGTGGACGAGGATATTTCTTgcgacgaaagaaaaaaaaagatcggattggggtaaACTCCGTCTCcttgtggacggggccgaagaagtaacgggtaccagggccggcccgcggcataggcggtataggcaaatgctaagggcgccactcatccacaggggcgccagaatgagtgaacgagtgaatttatttatttatttatttatttatttatttattttttacatatttttttctctaataggctactatttaaaaaccattaattcgaaatactaccaaataaagcaaaaaacaaaaccaaaaaaaaaaagtccggctcttcaatcttctcccgcccatcgagtgcttgaagtgcgtcagaaacagagcgcgcgcacgatcagttgttggtaatttgttgtgtagcatgcccgacgccgcatcaaatgtagacagcactgcttttgttaacacacagctcgtagaaacgggcctggcagctcgcgccagttctagacacggtgaaagtttcctgattgtgacggaatgccgaatttacatgacacattataaatgagtaagtctgcgatagatacagtgccaaaaagaagaggataaaaacagaggtaaagagatgtagtgaaagaacaatttattgcataggagtaagatactataatttcatggcagttatttttaccttaaacttaatgttagcagttgttctgagtccccagactgtgattttgtacaatcatgtaagttttaagacgcatttttttatcacttttttattcatgttttactctacagttgtgcagttttggggggatacagtacaggccaaaagtttggaaacattactatttttaatgtttttgaaagaagtttcttctgctcatcaagcctgcatttatttgatcaaaaatacagaaaaaaaagtaatattgtgatatattattacaatttaaaataattcgttttcaatttattatactttaaattataatttatttctgtgatgcaaagctgaattttcagcaccattactccattcttcagtgtcacatgtgacatccggtctatcacatgatcctttagaaatcattctaatatgatgatttattatgagtgttggaaacagttctgctgtaatgtgtgtgtatgtatatatatatatatatatatatatatatatatatatatatatatgctaaatcatgaacacaatgacagggtgaaatgggctgtgatgcatggggcgccaggtaaaatcttgcctagggcagcaaattggtcagggccggccctgacggGTACTTATGGTtttggatagaaatgtagcggagtaaagagtacaatattttcctctcaaatgtacttgagtaaagtcatgagtactccccaaaaatgatactcgagtaaagtacagatccctcaaaattgtacttaagtaccgTACTCaataaatgtactccgttactgtctggCTCTGTATAGCGTTTGGTATTTGGGACACATGTCAAAGCTATACAAGGAAGTAAAAGCATTAAATGGCAGGTCGATGACCCATAACATGCCATGCATTGAACGAATAGACGAACTGGTTTAAGGCTGAGTTCGGGAAAGTACATTTGTTCCAGTCATGGTCCGCCCACATTTATCAATAATATATAAGACTGAGATGTGCTGTTCAGCAATACTGTGTTCTGATTGAACTGTTGGGGAAAGAATCACCCATGATTTGCTCTGCTGCAGCATTTCATCTCAGGTGAAATTACTTTTGCATTCATACCTTCTGACTCTATACTTcaaatcaaatgctttttttcatgcatattagctttgtgatatttatttatttattttaccttatGTTgtctacattttaataatttgctcTGGAGGTAATCTCAAGAGTTGTGGAATACTAGTTGCAACTTTTAAGATGCAAGAATCTTTTGCACTGCAAATTAACgtcttaaatattttacaaaataacctTAACAATTCCATGTTGCATTTTGGAGTGCAAATATAAGAAGACCATTTTGGAGTGCAAATATAAGAAGGCAAAGCAACTATTGGCAATTGTAATCGCAATTGTTTaaaggaaataaaatgcatttatgagCTGGGTAGATTTTCAAATTTTCAATGAACTTTTACTTTTCTGAGTTACTTTATCAATTGTGTTTAACTAATTGGTCatggtgacttttttttttgtgatgtacCAAGTCAGTTGCAATCAAGTcaccacaaaaaagaaaaaaatatccaaaatgtGTACGTTCCACAAATTTGACTTGTCCTCATTTTGAATATGTATTACTTCATATTTCAAATTCTACTCTACTTGTATTTCCTAAAAACGCCACTTGATATTTTGTCCTAAAGTGCAAAGATATTTACACATTATATTTATCTCGAATCTCCAAATACTATTGAGTGTGCATGTATTGTTTGTTAGTTTGTACagcgggtaaaataagtattgaacagtgtcaccatttttctcagtaaatatatttctaaaggtgctgttgacatgacATTTTCACAAGAGGtcggtaacaacccaagtaatccatacttgcaaagaaaaaataaataaattctgaaattaagttatgtgtaataaataaaatgacacagGGGAAATAGTATAGAATGTGAAGAAAGGGAGGCGCAAAGAGGCATTGAATGACAAGACACCAGCTGAAATGTATCAGTAATTAGAAGGGTCAATTTCAGGGTGCCTTTTGGTGTCCTGTACACACATAACTCCTTTTCGATGATAATTTAACAGAATGACTGTAAGGGTAAATTATATTAGGCTTAGTAAAAAGCATTTACTTAGATTTTTCttgattattgtgtgtgtgtaagaggatGCATAGAATATTatcaaatcataaaataaaatgaaaatatatcctattaatatttgtttaaataaaagatGAATCTATTTGAGTGTATTGATTATTtggttataaaaaatatatttttatttaagaaaaatgaaGAGTTTGTCTCTTGAGTAACATCAGGACAGCAGATTTTTTTTGTGTCTTCAGTGGCGGGAATTTCAATGGTTAATGTGTGACTTTTCAATTGACACATTTTCTTAATGTGAGTTTGCTTACTTGCGTACACATTATGTGATTGAggatataattatattatttattattattattatataatttttttcgaAGTTAAATGTTTCATTGTCATGTTCTGTCATGCTTTGTGTGTTCTGCATTGTGTCCATCCCGTCatgtgcatatttaaaaaaaaaaaaattaatcatttcCATATAATCAAGTGTGTTCAATAGCTTGGTGTGGGGGCAATAACATaccaaaaaatgcattaaaaaaaaaaccaaggtcaaaagtttacatcccccTTTCAAAACCTGCAAAAttgtattttacaaaaataagagggatcatacaaaatgcatttaaatatcagttttatccaaataagaaaaaaataaataatacatacatgTGCAAattgtatgagtttctttaaaaacacatggtttacataaaatattttatgtatttataatttgaatgaaaacaaataaCCCCGTTTAGCAAAAGGCACAACATACCTTTCAGAAAAAATAATTTGCATCTTAATTTTGAAGTGAAAATGTATAGAACAGTAAAATATAGGCCTATTCCCATGACAGGTTGGACACCTTATGCATTATGCTACGAATAATGGCTCATAATTATCCATGTTTCTATAGTATTCACTCAAGTGTCTAATAGTTATGAAATGACATAAAGCGAATGGGTAATTacaaccacatttttttttagtaatgtcAGGGTTGAAAGGCACTCTGATGATATTGACCCAGAAAGCAATCCTGCCCCCTGTCAGTGGAAATTAACATTAGCTGGTTCAGTCCCAAGACCAACCAGGATTAAGAAGAAACAAAAGTGGAAATTTCAGCAAGACAATAATCACAAACACAGCCAAGTAAACTCTCAATTGGTTTCAGAGAATGAAAATAAAGCTGCCAGAATGGCCCAGCCAATTATCTGACTTGAATCCGATAGAAGATCTATGGAAAGAACTACAGATCAGAGTTCAAAGAAGAGGACCTTCAAGATTTAAAGACCGTTCATGTGGAAGAAGGAGCCAAAATCACACCTGAGCAATGAATGCCACTAGTTTCTCCATTCAGGAGGTGTCTTGAAGCTCTCAATACTTCAATACTTCTGCCGTCCCTGTGTCATTCCAGTTTATTACATAACTTAATATCTAAActtatctgtttatttttctttgtttgtatggattacttggtttgttaccgacatctggtgaaaatcAGCACcttatatttactgaaaaaaatggtgatgtgttcaatacttattttacccgctTTGTGTAgttatttacataattaaatacataaatatgtgcatgtttatttacttatgcacatttttctttacagATCACTTTGACACTTTGGCATCCCCAGGAGCAGTTTGCCACAATGAGGTTTCTAATCTCACTGTGTGCGTCACAACTCCTGTTGATTAACGGTAATAGtttcattcaaattattattattattattattattgtgatttatAATGATTCTTGATCATTTCTTCTTTCAATTTATCACTTTTAATAACAATGTAAAAAGTGTTCCAAACAATTTGCCATAATTTACTGCTTTTTAGAAATCTGCatttgcactgcaaaaaaaaacaaaaaaaaaactattatataaataataataattgtctgtcAAACTTAGGATATACTGTATTACATACAAAAGTGCCTATAAAATgtggaatgtaaaaatttaaTGTACTGCACATCTCAAAGAAATGATAAAAGATCATTAGTTCCCAGAATATCTTCATTTAGAAAAGGTTAATGCTTTCACTCATCATGTAGAGTCATTCGCTTCTTGTAAGAATACTTTGACCTGCTTAGAACATATTATGTTTTGATTATAAAATGGCTTAATTTCTACTCtcttatcaatattttatttgtttttttccatCAGTGTTTTTAATCCACATTTACTGAATAAGTAACGAAATTGATGAACATTTGGTCATAACTCATTTTATTCAGTTCAATGtgtaaaatatacacattttctatatatgtgtgtgtgtgtgtgtgtgtgtgtgtgtaaagaaagTAAAGTTTTGTATGacatgtatgaaattatatatgtACACGaccattcaaaagatttttttatgttttgaaagaagtctctaagattatcaaagctgcatttatttgataaaaaatacagttgtactgtgaaatattattacaaatgaactgttttctattttaatgtttaaaaatgttatttattcctgtgaccagtctccagtatcacatgatcctacagaaatcattctaatatgctgatttgctgcaaagaacatttctttttatcaatgctgaaaactgttgtgatgcttaatttaatatttctgtggCATCGGtgaagctttttttattttattttttcttaagataGATTAACAAAAGAGCataatttattgtttgtttcattatgaatgtcttttttgctattttttaattgaatgcatccttgctgattaaaagtatcaatttcttaAAAGCCCACTTGACAAACCTTTGAACTGCAGTAATGCACTGTATAACATTAGAGGAACACTCAAAACAAATTTAACTAACTCAGTATAGAATGAACACCGCTTTCACACATTGTTCTTTCACTAACAACCTTTTTCCTCATGACAGTTGCGTTTGGCAGCAATGATCCTTGTTACAACTATGAATCTCTGGATCGTCCCTGGAGAGTCACAGAGGAAACTGGACTTTACGTTTGTGATGAATATTTCTCCTGGAACGGCTGGTACAGACTTTTCTACGATGGAATGGACATCCGAATGCCAGAGCACTGTGTGAACGCAGGCAGCTGTAACACAGATTACAGTCTGTGGCTCAATGGTTCTCACCCTCAGATAGAGGATGAAGTGGTGATCATGGAGGTCTGTGCAAGCACATTGTATGACTGCTGCTCTTTCCAATCAACACCCATCAGAGTCAAAGCTTGCCCGGGCGATTACTATGTCTATGAACTTGTCAATCAACAGTATGGGTGTTCAGGATACTGCACAGGTACTGGTTttttagcttttaaaaaaaaaaattctttaataaaaattagttaacaaatttaattaaaatgattttttttctttttagatatCAGCACAATATCCCTGACAACTTCCACTTCAAGTCCATCTACGATTAGTGGATCCAGCCTTTCCATGTGTAGGttgataattaaataatgaatagcagaaattgaaaaaaaatttttctttaaactgtcaatcatttactcaccctcatttcattctTTATTATGTGGAACGTCAATTAATTTTTGTACCTTTtacattttatggacaaaaacaggTGAGGTGTATCTCAAAATATGTTTATGTTCTATAGAACTAGAAATTTCAGTGTTGATTCTTTTGAACTAAGAAAAAAATTGTTCAAACTCCTAACAGGTTAAAAGTTCAGACCACAACTATGGCAATAATGACAATGACCCAGATGAatgataatatttcataatgtagAACCCCACAAGCACTCCCCCCCCCTCTCCCGGATGAAATTTGGAAGCCAGCCAAAATCCGTTTGAAATTTGTGTGACAGTTATGTTTACAGCTgtattttagttcatatttatataaaatatgtaattttataaaagTGTAGAATAGTCTCTAatacagaaatcattataataatagcGCCTCGGGTGAACTAGCCTTTTTCGATTCAAGAGAAAATACCAAGAGTTTGTCAAATGTTCATATATAGAGTTGAGGTCAAAAGGTTACCTCCCCCTTTCAGAACctgcaaaatgttattttaccaaaataagatgGATCATACATAATGCAGGTTATTGTTCATTTAGTACTGACCAGAATAagagttttcacaaaatattttagtccacaagagaaaataatagttgcatttataaaaatgaccctgttcaaaagtttacagcCCCTTGATTTTTAATATTGTGTTGTCACATAAATGAtccacatctgttttttttttttgtttgttttttttgtgatagCTGTTCACGaatcccttgtttgtcctgaacattTAAACTATCCGCTGTTCTACAGACAAATCCTTCAGgtcccacaaattctttggttttccagcatttgtgtgtatttgaaccctttccaacaatgactatGATTTTAAGATCCatgttttcacactgaggacaaccaAGGGAGTCATATACAGCTATTGCAGAAGGTTcagacattcactgatgctccagaaggaaacccCATGCATTAAAagcttttgaatttgaagatcataagatatatttaacttattttgtctTCTAGGAAACATGTATCTATCTTCTGTAGAACGGCAGTACTacagtaaatggaaaaaaatatgatatttaggcaaaaaaaaaagaacaattctaCTCTGTTTAAAAGAACCTTGAGTGAGCCCAAAATGTCAGGATTTGAAAAGACATATGACTTCTTTCTTTTGATCTCTTCAGCTGCCATTGACACAGATTTTGACCCATGCTACAATTACAACATTCTTGATGAATACTGGAGAAGCACACTCAATTACTGGTATCAATCTGGATATATGTCTGGACATGATGACACTCTAGTTGAATGGCATGGCTGGTATCGACTCTTCATTAATGGTTCGAGTGCTCAGATGCCTGAGTGGTGTTTCAGTCATATGTCATGTGGAGGTTTTAGTTCTCTGTGGCTTGATGGCCCTCATCCTCAGCCAGAAGATGGAGTTGTTACTTATGAAGTCTACGGCTCTGTCAATGACCAGTGCAGTTACTACAGATCTGACCCAATCCAAGTCAAAGCCTGTCCTGGAAATTATTATGTCTACAAACTTAAAAGTCCAAAGCCATCGATCCCATTGCCTGTATATTGTGCAGGTAGTTATTCTCCTTCATCATTTACAGAAATATAGTCacctttcatatttttttttttttttacagaactatTAATGCTACTGTAAATGGTATAAATCATGTAGTCTTGAACATGCTTCATCCACAATACCTATAACACACTCTTTATATTTTGACAATAGTTCCATTCAACACTCCAAATATTGATCCCTGCTACGATTACACCAGTGTCGACGAGCCTTGGCGAGCCACTGACAATAATTATATCACTAATATATGTGATTATAATCTCAACTGGAACGGCTGGTACAGGCTCTTCTACAATGGTCAGAGTGTCCTGATGCCAGATTCATGTGTTGGTTCTGGCATGTGTGGCACAGACAAACCACTGTGGCTCAACGGCCCTCACCCACAGCTGGAAGATGGAGTGATTACTCGGCAAGTGTGCGTTTCCACATTGAATGACTGCTGTGGTTACAAATCTCATCCAATACGAGTCAAAGCTTGTCCTGGAGACTATTATGTGTATGAGTTTGTCAGGCCACAATTTTGTTCATCTTACTGTGCAGGTAAACACATCTTCATCATGTACATGCTTTGGTCTggagtttttattctttttagttATGTTTGAAAATGATGGACTTTGATGTAAAACAAAAATTTTTCCCGGTACCAGATGTCTCAAGCCTCAGCAGCCCAACATCTACAACACCACCTACAACAACAGTTGCAGTTATACTCCCAGAATCCACTACTCCGTCTGTCACAGACACAGGTATTGAACTCCTAACTAAAGAATGTTGTGTAATTAGGTTTTATTTTCAggtaagctcattggctgcttttttttcttctcaataaATAGCAGCTTTACAATTTGCCATTTCTAGGGTGATTTCACACCACAAgagtatattttttttcttttttttttatatgaattaatatttattttcaaatatgttttcacaGCCCTCCACTTTGACCCCTGCAATAGCTACACTGTGCTGGATGATCCCTGGAGAGCCACAGACAATCGATATTCCTTCAATTTAATGTGTGACGCTTATGTCAACTGGGTGGGCTGGTATCGTCTCTTCATTTACGGCCAAAGCGTTCAGATGCCAGACACATGTGTTGATCGGCTAAGCTGTGGCACTCATGCCCCACTTTGGCTAAACGGTCCACACCCACGAATTGAGGATGGAGTGGTGACCCGAGATGTCTGCGGTCACTGGTGGAATAACTGCTGTGGGTTCCAGTCAAATCCCATTAGAGTGAAAGCCTGCCCAGACAATTACTATGTCTACGAGTTTGTTAGACCAAGTTTCTGCTATGGGACCTACTGTGCAGGTAAACATATCTGCATTCACCCATGTTATGCATTACATGTATAAGTTTGCTTTTTTGTGTACTGTTGAAGTAAATacatgttgcttttttttttttttttttttggctgttatAATTTTGGCAATAATTTAATTTGGTTTTACAGATGTTAGGAACAATAGCATCAGCATTCCTACTTTCACTCCAGAGACAACTTTGGCTGGTAATGTAGTATGTTATGCCCTCTACTCACTGTTGACATTTTGACAGGAAATGACATTCAGTACAGTCTGTCAACACACCATTTGTGTTAAGACAAATTTGCAAATGCAGTATTTGTTTCTTTGCTAAATTTTAATGTT from Carassius carassius chromosome 40, fCarCar2.1, whole genome shotgun sequence harbors:
- the LOC132121890 gene encoding pancreatic secretory granule membrane major glycoprotein GP2-like, yielding MTVAFGSNDPCYNYESLDRPWRVTEETGLYVCDEYFSWNGWYRLFYDGMDIRMPEHCVNAGSCNTDYSLWLNGSHPQIEDEVVIMEVCASTLYDCCSFQSTPIRVKACPGDYYVYELVNQQYGCSGYCTDISTISLTTSTSSPSTISGSSLSMCRLIIK